From the Streptomyces pluripotens genome, one window contains:
- a CDS encoding kynureninase, which translates to MTTAPHALAVRAAALDAAAPLGHVRERFLLPDGVVYLDGNSLGPLPASVPPVLDDVVHRQWGTGLIRSWNGHGWWDAPARVGDLVGRLIGAAPGQTLAGDSTSVQLYNALSAAAALRSGRPLMVTDPDHFPTNQYLTDAVARRLGLSVHRVRPTGLPAFLAAEGDQVAVVGYSPVDYRTGELHDMAVLTEAAQRAGALVLWDLSHAAGALPVQVDDLGVDFAVGCGYKFLSGGPGAPAFVYVARRHHADWRPPVTGWNGHADPFGLHEEYVPARGVGRGRIGTPPVLSLLCLEAALSVFDDVDLTQVRAKSLSLTGFFLHCTDVLLGGLGFERVTPPEPERRGSQVSLRHPHAYGLVRALEDRGVIGDMRAPDLLRFGVNALFTTHRDVLEAVTCLREVTAKGAYVSAAQGAGTVT; encoded by the coding sequence GTGACCACCGCCCCGCACGCGCTCGCCGTCCGCGCCGCCGCTCTCGACGCCGCCGCCCCTCTCGGCCACGTCCGGGAACGCTTCCTGTTACCCGACGGGGTCGTCTACCTCGACGGCAACTCGCTCGGGCCGCTGCCTGCCTCCGTACCACCCGTACTGGACGACGTCGTGCACCGCCAGTGGGGCACCGGTCTGATCCGCTCCTGGAACGGTCACGGTTGGTGGGACGCACCGGCCAGGGTCGGGGACCTGGTGGGACGGTTGATCGGTGCGGCCCCGGGACAAACACTCGCCGGGGACTCGACGAGCGTGCAGCTGTACAACGCGCTGAGCGCGGCGGCGGCCCTGCGCTCAGGCCGGCCCCTGATGGTCACGGATCCCGACCACTTTCCCACCAACCAGTACCTCACCGACGCCGTCGCGCGCCGGCTCGGCCTGAGCGTGCACCGGGTAAGACCGACCGGCCTCCCGGCCTTCTTGGCCGCCGAGGGCGACCAGGTCGCCGTGGTCGGTTACTCACCCGTCGACTACCGCACCGGGGAACTCCACGACATGGCGGTGCTCACCGAGGCGGCCCAACGCGCCGGTGCCCTCGTACTGTGGGACCTGTCCCACGCGGCCGGGGCCCTGCCGGTACAGGTGGACGACCTCGGGGTGGACTTCGCGGTCGGCTGCGGCTACAAGTTCCTCTCCGGCGGCCCAGGTGCCCCCGCCTTCGTGTATGTCGCCCGGCGCCACCACGCCGACTGGCGGCCACCGGTGACCGGCTGGAACGGCCACGCTGATCCCTTCGGCCTGCACGAGGAGTACGTGCCGGCCCGTGGCGTCGGCAGGGGCCGTATCGGCACACCGCCGGTGCTGTCGCTGCTCTGCCTGGAGGCCGCGCTGAGTGTCTTCGACGACGTCGACCTGACACAGGTGCGCGCCAAGAGCCTCTCGCTGACCGGGTTCTTCCTGCACTGCACGGACGTGCTGCTGGGCGGCCTGGGCTTCGAGCGGGTCACTCCGCCCGAACCGGAGCGCCGCGGCAGCCAAGTGTCCCTGCGCCACCCGCACGCCTACGGCCTGGTACGGGCGCTGGAGGATCGGGGCGTGATCGGCGACATGCGCGCGCCCGACCTGCTGCGGTTCGGGGTCAATGCGCTGTTCACCACCCACCGGGACGTCCTGGAGGCGGTGACGTGCCTGCGTGAGGTCACGGCGAAGGGCGCCTACGTCTCCGCGGCGCAAGGGGCGGGCACGGTGACCTGA
- a CDS encoding alpha/beta hydrolase family protein encodes MASREISAFAAEEEQRVLSLKPVLAPVHGRYGDHPHQVYDAWPSQDPRAPLVLLLHGGYWRYDRMHLTPFAAYLAEQGFSVLLPGFRRSGGAGGYPETFDDVARIVDTLPAGRPYVLAGHCSGGHLALWCAARALLPVGSPWYTTRLPPAVLALAPLTDLKATRLDRLSDDAALHLLGGPDLFEERLAYVDPLTLLTGAGTTGVRTVLLHGAVDEEVPLKQFADYAAVHRDLENVVLPDTGHYTLIEPGAPGALAVADTLRRLYGEAALTSPVTAGRAVTTRPAASGEDVTADPGAEEEAPRS; translated from the coding sequence GTGGCCTCTAGGGAGATCTCGGCCTTCGCCGCCGAGGAGGAACAGCGCGTCCTGAGCCTGAAGCCCGTACTGGCCCCGGTCCACGGTCGGTACGGCGACCATCCCCACCAGGTCTACGACGCCTGGCCGTCCCAGGACCCGAGGGCACCGCTGGTACTGCTGCTGCACGGCGGGTACTGGCGCTACGACCGGATGCATCTGACCCCGTTCGCCGCCTATCTGGCCGAGCAGGGTTTCTCGGTACTGCTGCCCGGCTTCCGCAGGTCCGGCGGCGCCGGCGGCTATCCGGAGACCTTCGACGACGTGGCCCGCATCGTTGACACGCTGCCCGCTGGACGTCCCTACGTCCTGGCCGGACACTGCTCGGGCGGTCACCTCGCCCTGTGGTGCGCGGCCCGCGCCCTGCTGCCGGTCGGCTCTCCGTGGTACACGACACGGCTGCCTCCGGCCGTACTCGCGCTGGCCCCGCTGACCGACCTCAAGGCCACCCGCCTGGACCGGCTCAGCGATGACGCGGCCCTGCACCTCCTCGGCGGACCAGACCTGTTCGAGGAGCGGCTCGCGTACGTTGACCCTCTCACCCTGCTCACCGGGGCAGGCACGACCGGGGTACGGACCGTGCTCCTGCACGGCGCCGTCGACGAGGAGGTTCCGCTGAAGCAGTTCGCGGACTACGCCGCCGTCCACCGCGATCTGGAGAACGTGGTCCTGCCCGACACCGGGCACTACACCCTGATCGAGCCGGGTGCGCCGGGCGCCCTGGCCGTCGCAGATACCCTCCGGCGGCTGTACGGCGAAGCCGCGCTCACTTCCCCGGTCACCGCGGGGAGAGCCGTGACGACTCGCCCGGCCGCCAGTGGAGAGGACGTGACCGCTGACCCGGGCGCCGAAGAGGAGGCCCCCCGATCGTGA